A portion of the Blattabacterium clevelandi genome contains these proteins:
- the rpmF gene encoding 50S ribosomal protein L32 has protein sequence MAHPKRRQSKSRKNKRRTHLKIKEPLLVKCSLTNQKHLYHNAYWHEEQLYYRGKKVLKKK, from the coding sequence ATGGCACATCCTAAAAGAAGACAATCTAAATCCAGAAAAAATAAAAGAAGAACTCATCTAAAAATAAAGGAACCTTTATTAGTGAAATGTTCTTTAACTAATCAAAAGCATTTATATCATAATGCTTATTGGCATGAAGAACAACTTTATTACAGAGGAAAAAAAGTATTGAAAAAAAAATAA
- a CDS encoding dihydroorotate oxidase encodes MIMKKIDISTNINGIKFSSCIMNASGILCCTEKELYDLMISSSGAVVTKSCTIKPRNGNLKPRYFEWKEGSINSMGLPNLGIDFYLDFLEKKNSKKPFLLSISGLSIEENYLILRKANISSNMNAIELNLSCPNLLEKDKILGYDFSQISDFLENIFQFYKKPLGVKLPPYFEDFHFRKMAFILNKYPICFVTCINSLPNGIFIDINKESVVIHPKKGFGGIGGLSIKPFALANVRKFYTYLRKDIPIIGCGGICTGKDVFEYILCGASAVQIGTQFLKEGIPVFDRLIKELMIILKKKNYSSLNSFKGKLNVF; translated from the coding sequence ATGATTATGAAAAAAATAGATATTTCCACTAATATAAATGGAATAAAATTTTCATCATGTATCATGAATGCTTCAGGTATTTTATGTTGTACAGAAAAAGAACTTTACGATCTTATGATTAGTTCTTCTGGAGCTGTAGTTACAAAAAGTTGTACGATAAAACCAAGAAATGGTAATTTAAAACCAAGGTATTTTGAATGGAAGGAAGGAAGTATTAATTCTATGGGATTGCCAAATCTTGGAATAGATTTTTATTTAGATTTTTTAGAAAAAAAAAATTCTAAAAAACCTTTTTTATTATCTATATCAGGACTATCTATCGAAGAAAACTATCTTATTCTTCGTAAAGCGAATATTTCTTCAAATATGAATGCTATAGAATTAAATTTATCCTGTCCAAATCTATTGGAAAAAGATAAAATATTAGGTTACGATTTTTCTCAAATTTCAGACTTTCTAGAAAATATATTTCAATTCTATAAAAAACCTTTAGGAGTTAAGTTACCTCCTTATTTTGAAGATTTTCATTTTAGAAAAATGGCTTTTATATTAAATAAATACCCTATTTGTTTTGTTACTTGTATTAATAGTTTACCAAATGGTATTTTCATTGATATAAATAAAGAATCTGTAGTTATTCATCCAAAAAAAGGGTTTGGTGGAATAGGTGGATTATCTATAAAACCATTTGCACTTGCTAATGTTCGTAAATTTTACACTTATCTTCGTAAAGATATTCCTATCATAGGATGTGGAGGAATTTGTACTGGAAAAGATGTATTTGAATATATATTGTGTGGAGCATCTGCAGTTCAGATTGGTACTCAATTTTTAAAAGAAGGGATTCCTGTATTTGATAGATTAATCAAGGAATTAATGATTATTCTAAAAAAGAAAAATTATTCATCTTTAAATAGTTTTAAAGGAAAATTAAATGTATTTTAG
- the proS gene encoding proline--tRNA ligase, with translation MHQLTKRNEDYSKWYNDIIIKSELAEFSGVRGFMIIKPYGFSIWEIMKKKLDKMFKESGHKNVYFPLLIPKSFFSKEKKHIDDFSKGCAIVTHYKFKKHKNQKKLTIDSKSKLKEELVIRPTSESIVWKTYRRWIQSYRDLPILFNQWGNAIRWEMHTRLFLRTSEFLWQEGHTAHSTKNEAIEETKKILNIYTQFSENIMAIPVLKGIKPYMDQFSGSETTYCIEALMQDGKALQIGTSHFLGQNFSKVFDVKFTNQNGGKEYVWSTSWGVSTRLIGGLAMLHSDDHGLILPPKIAPIQTVIIPIYKNKKELGKINEIVEKIQKILKNKGISIQYDNRELFTPGWKFHEYEMKGIPIRISIGQNEIKMEKVEVFRRDTYEKVHISWNKIITLIPELLEKIQKNIYQKALNRTKKLTIISDHYEDFKKKIKDKGGFILAHWDGTISTAKKIQKETEATIRCIPIPNEKKLGKCIYSGSPSTQRVVFAKSY, from the coding sequence ATGCATCAATTAACTAAACGTAATGAGGATTATTCCAAATGGTATAATGACATTATCATTAAATCTGAATTAGCAGAATTTTCTGGAGTTCGTGGTTTTATGATTATTAAACCATATGGATTCTCTATATGGGAAATAATGAAAAAAAAATTGGACAAAATGTTTAAAGAATCGGGCCATAAAAATGTTTATTTTCCATTATTAATTCCTAAATCTTTCTTTTCAAAAGAAAAAAAACATATTGATGATTTTTCGAAAGGATGTGCTATAGTTACGCATTACAAGTTTAAAAAACATAAGAATCAAAAAAAATTAACAATTGATTCAAAATCTAAATTAAAAGAAGAATTAGTAATTAGACCTACTTCTGAAAGTATCGTATGGAAAACTTACAGACGTTGGATTCAGTCTTATAGAGATCTTCCTATTCTTTTTAATCAATGGGGGAATGCTATTAGATGGGAAATGCATACTCGTTTATTTTTAAGAACTTCTGAATTTTTATGGCAAGAAGGTCATACTGCTCATTCTACAAAAAATGAAGCTATAGAAGAAACTAAAAAAATATTAAATATTTATACCCAATTTTCAGAAAATATTATGGCTATTCCTGTCTTGAAAGGAATAAAACCTTATATGGATCAATTTTCGGGATCTGAAACTACTTATTGTATTGAAGCGCTTATGCAAGATGGAAAAGCATTACAAATTGGAACTTCACATTTTTTAGGCCAAAATTTTTCAAAAGTTTTCGATGTAAAATTTACTAATCAAAATGGAGGGAAAGAATACGTATGGTCTACATCTTGGGGTGTATCTACTAGATTAATAGGTGGATTAGCAATGTTACATTCAGATGATCATGGGTTGATATTACCTCCAAAAATAGCGCCTATACAAACTGTTATTATTCCTATATATAAAAATAAAAAAGAATTAGGAAAGATAAATGAAATAGTTGAAAAAATTCAAAAAATTCTTAAAAATAAAGGAATTAGTATACAATATGATAATAGAGAACTTTTTACTCCTGGATGGAAATTTCATGAATACGAAATGAAGGGAATTCCCATACGGATTAGTATTGGACAAAATGAAATAAAAATGGAAAAAGTTGAAGTTTTTAGAAGAGATACTTACGAAAAAGTACATATATCTTGGAATAAGATAATAACATTAATTCCAGAACTTCTTGAAAAAATACAAAAAAATATTTATCAAAAAGCTTTAAATAGAACAAAAAAATTGACCATTATTTCAGATCATTATGAAGATTTTAAAAAAAAAATAAAGGATAAAGGGGGTTTTATTCTTGCTCATTGGGATGGTACTATTAGTACAGCAAAAAAAATTCAAAAAGAAACAGAGGCTACTATACGTTGTATTCCTATTCCAAATGAAAAAAAACTTGGAAAATGTATTTATTCTGGATCACCTTCTACTCAACGAGTAGTTTTTGCTAAATCTTACTAA
- the accB gene encoding acetyl-CoA carboxylase biotin carboxyl carrier protein codes for MDYKNIKSLIQFISKSDIYEIMIKIGETKIHIKNKIFRKKKKNTLNPIFTNNYRRRYSHISDFSDKFSKLEEKDLEKDRYFTIKSPMIGTFYRRPHPDKDPFVNIGDKIKIGEKVCVIEAMKLFNDIESEVDGKIVKILVEDATPVDYDQPLFILDPDY; via the coding sequence ATGGATTACAAAAATATTAAATCGCTTATTCAATTTATTTCTAAATCTGATATTTATGAAATAATGATTAAAATAGGAGAAACAAAAATTCATATTAAAAATAAAATATTTAGAAAAAAGAAAAAAAATACATTGAATCCTATTTTTACAAATAATTATAGAAGAAGATATTCCCATATTTCTGATTTTTCCGATAAGTTTTCTAAATTAGAAGAAAAAGATCTTGAAAAAGATCGTTATTTTACCATTAAATCTCCTATGATTGGAACTTTTTATCGTAGACCACATCCAGATAAAGATCCTTTTGTTAATATTGGAGATAAAATCAAAATTGGGGAAAAAGTTTGTGTAATAGAAGCCATGAAGTTATTTAATGATATAGAATCTGAAGTAGATGGAAAAATTGTTAAAATTCTTGTAGAAGATGCTACTCCAGTTGATTATGATCAACCTTTATTTATTTTAGATCCTGATTATTAG